The following is a genomic window from Bacillus sp. FJAT-52991.
GATACCTTCCACCGCTTGCTGAGCGATTTTCATGGAATTGATGCCGACTACTTGACCGGAAATATTAACAAGTGCACCACCGCTATTTCCTGGGTTAATGGCTGCATCTGTTTGCAATACTTCTGCTTGCCAATCGATCGCACCATCTCCGTTAATATCAACAGGGATCGTTCGCTCTAGTCCAGAGACAATTCCTTGTGTCACCGAACCAGAAAACTCAAGACCTAGTGGATTCCCGATTGCCATGACAGGTTCACCAATTTTCAATGCATCGGAATCTCCAAATTCAGCTACGTCTGTCACTTTTTTTCCGTCGATTTCGATAACTGCTAAATCAGTCCAAATATCACTTCCACTAAGTTTTGCGGGTACTTTAGTTCCATCAGCTAGTGAAACTTCTAACTTTTCAGCACCTTCAACAACATGATTATTCGTTACAATGAATGCTTTACCTCCCGCTTTTTTATAAATGACTCCAGAGCCTGTTCCTGCGGGTTGAGCCTCTCCACCTTGCCAAAAGTTACCCGATTGAATATTCGTGATACCTACAACGGCATTTTTCACTTCATCAACTGCTTTTGTTACATCAGTTGTGACATCTAATGAAACGCTTTCCGTTTTCACTGGTGATTTCGTCGTTTCTTGGCCATCTTCATCAGCAATATTTGATACAGCAAAGACGGTTATTGCAGCACCTACAATCAAGCCCGCCAAACTTGCTAGAAAGTAGCCGCTTTTTTTGGGGCCGTTCGAATTCCTTCCTGTTCTTCCGTGATCATCATAATAAC
Proteins encoded in this region:
- a CDS encoding S1C family serine protease, with translation MGYYDDHGRTGRNSNGPKKSGYFLASLAGLIVGAAITVFAVSNIADEDGQETTKSPVKTESVSLDVTTDVTKAVDEVKNAVVGITNIQSGNFWQGGEAQPAGTGSGVIYKKAGGKAFIVTNNHVVEGAEKLEVSLADGTKVPAKLSGSDIWTDLAVIEIDGKKVTDVAEFGDSDALKIGEPVMAIGNPLGLEFSGSVTQGIVSGLERTIPVDINGDGAIDWQAEVLQTDAAINPGNSGGALVNISGQVVGINSMKIAQQAVEGIGLSIPINYAMPIIDSLEKYGKVKRPSMGVQLRNVNEIPAYHQQQTLKLPEGVTDGAMIEQVLPESPASKANLQELDVIVQLDDQEVNDVLELRKYMYTNKEVGDKMEVTFYREGKKETVTVVLTTEGVM